One genomic segment of Actinoplanes ianthinogenes includes these proteins:
- a CDS encoding N-acyl homoserine lactonase family protein, which produces MTDIAVRRVDFGYFVRPAEETGTGAPRAEPCLGYLIDHPEGAILVDTGMGHAPGVDAHYRPRRVPLGSALRAAGATAGDLRYVINSHLHFDHCGGNAELAGLPVFAQRAELILARESDEYLADLVDHPGAVLEELDGEAEILPGVLIVPTPGHTAGHQSVIVATPDGTVIVAGQSHDHATAFTGDVLARRAAIGRPAPWLDRLLALDPRQVLFAHDNAVWVP; this is translated from the coding sequence ATGACCGACATCGCCGTCCGCCGAGTCGACTTCGGGTATTTCGTCCGGCCTGCCGAGGAGACCGGCACCGGGGCGCCGCGCGCCGAACCCTGCCTCGGCTACCTGATCGATCATCCCGAGGGCGCGATCCTGGTCGACACCGGCATGGGCCATGCCCCGGGCGTCGACGCCCATTACCGGCCCCGCCGGGTTCCGCTCGGCTCGGCGCTGCGGGCCGCCGGTGCCACGGCCGGCGATCTGCGGTACGTCATCAACTCCCACCTGCACTTCGACCACTGCGGCGGCAACGCGGAACTGGCCGGTCTCCCGGTCTTCGCCCAGCGCGCCGAGCTCATCCTGGCCCGCGAGTCCGACGAATACCTGGCCGATCTGGTCGATCACCCCGGCGCGGTTCTGGAAGAACTGGACGGCGAAGCCGAGATCCTCCCCGGCGTGCTGATCGTGCCCACCCCCGGGCACACCGCCGGCCACCAGTCCGTGATCGTCGCCACCCCCGACGGCACCGTGATCGTCGCTGGTCAGAGCCATGACCACGCCACCGCCTTCACCGGGGACGTCCTCGCCCGGCGTGCCGCCATCGGCCGGCCCGCGCCCTGGCTGGACCGTTTGCTCGCCCTCGACCCTCGGCAGGTCCTCTTCGCCCACGACAACGCCGTCTGGGTCCCGTGA
- a CDS encoding 3-methyladenine DNA glycosylase — protein sequence MGIKQVRALTTTLPSVTWIPLARAHAERADQMTAGHRARRATGEKHAIEDFLYDYYGTRPAMLRRWHPGVGAGLAAAPDGLAEHAGWKFYATHEDGIVALDEDAFLHARGESVRYIHGLLTATASRPVFSGCFGLHEWAMVYRDPEHRHPLPLRLGQSETDKVVEQHTIRCTHYDAFRFFTPEAVGLNRLQPTRATQVDLDQPGCLHAAMDVHKWAQKLGPAVPGALALDCFALAGEIRLLDMQASPYDLTSYGHPPVKIETPEGKAEYVGRQRELARRAAGLRSRLIRVCEALLGPEDAARNREAVAPFNHR from the coding sequence ATGGGGATCAAGCAGGTGAGGGCACTCACCACCACGCTGCCCTCGGTCACCTGGATTCCCCTCGCCCGGGCGCACGCCGAGCGTGCCGACCAGATGACCGCGGGCCACCGTGCCCGTCGGGCCACGGGTGAGAAACACGCCATCGAGGACTTCCTCTACGACTACTACGGCACCCGCCCGGCGATGCTGCGCCGCTGGCACCCGGGGGTCGGCGCCGGCCTGGCCGCGGCGCCCGACGGGCTGGCCGAGCACGCCGGCTGGAAGTTCTACGCCACTCACGAGGACGGCATCGTCGCCCTCGACGAGGACGCGTTCCTGCACGCCCGCGGCGAGAGCGTGCGATACATCCACGGCCTGCTCACCGCCACCGCGTCCCGCCCGGTCTTCTCCGGTTGCTTCGGCCTGCACGAGTGGGCGATGGTCTACCGCGACCCGGAGCACCGCCACCCGCTGCCGCTGCGCCTCGGCCAGTCCGAGACCGACAAGGTGGTCGAGCAGCACACCATCCGCTGCACGCACTACGACGCGTTCCGCTTCTTCACCCCGGAGGCCGTCGGCCTCAACCGGCTCCAGCCCACCCGGGCCACCCAGGTCGACCTCGACCAGCCCGGCTGCCTGCACGCCGCGATGGACGTGCACAAGTGGGCGCAGAAACTCGGCCCGGCCGTCCCCGGCGCGCTGGCCCTGGACTGCTTCGCCCTGGCCGGCGAGATCCGCCTGCTGGACATGCAGGCCAGCCCCTACGACCTGACCTCCTACGGGCACCCCCCGGTCAAGATCGAGACCCCGGAGGGCAAGGCGGAGTACGTGGGACGTCAGCGCGAGCTCGCCCGCCGCGCCGCCGGCCTGCGCAGCCGCCTGATCCGGGTGTGCGAGGCGCTGCTCGGCCCGGAGGACGCGGCGCGCAACCGCGAGGCCGTCGCCCCGTTCAACCATCGCTGA
- the leuD gene encoding 3-isopropylmalate dehydratase small subunit has product MDKFVTHSGKVMPLRRSDVDTDQIIPAVYLKRVTRTGFEDGLFSAWREDPHFVLHNPAHNGATILVAGPNFGTGSSRQHAVWALRDWGFKVVIAARFGDIFRGNALKEGLLPVQLDQKIVESLWDLAESEPEKQITIDLAERVVRVDDAAYSFPIDDFSRWRLMEGLDDIGLTLRHEDAISAYEKGRPAFKPVVTL; this is encoded by the coding sequence ATGGACAAGTTCGTCACCCACAGCGGCAAGGTCATGCCGCTCCGCCGCTCCGATGTGGATACCGACCAGATCATCCCGGCGGTCTACCTGAAGCGGGTCACCCGCACCGGCTTCGAGGACGGTCTGTTCAGCGCCTGGCGCGAGGACCCGCATTTCGTGCTGCACAACCCGGCCCACAACGGCGCCACCATCCTGGTCGCCGGGCCGAACTTCGGCACCGGCTCGTCCCGCCAGCACGCCGTCTGGGCGCTGCGCGACTGGGGCTTCAAGGTGGTGATCGCGGCCCGGTTCGGCGACATCTTCCGGGGCAACGCGCTCAAGGAGGGCCTGCTGCCGGTCCAGCTCGACCAGAAGATCGTGGAGAGCCTCTGGGATCTCGCCGAGAGCGAGCCGGAGAAGCAGATCACGATCGACCTGGCCGAGCGGGTGGTCCGGGTGGACGACGCGGCGTACTCGTTCCCGATCGACGATTTCAGCCGCTGGCGTCTGATGGAGGGGCTCGACGACATCGGACTGACGTTGCGCCACGAGGACGCGATTAGTGCGTACGAGAAGGGCCGCCCGGCTTTCAAGCCGGTCGTCACTCTTTAA
- a CDS encoding ABC transporter permease, whose protein sequence is MTPVVLGLRRGWTEIKHTFTNPADLWAYLFPAALLLGTVFFMRNATVPGTSFSLGARTLPSIFGMGLVLGGLMTTAQQLIMDREDGTLLRAKAVPHGMTSYLSGKVALVGGMTLVGFLLQLIPGLFLVDGLSVDADGWLTLLWLIPVGFVATLPLGAAIGSLFDDPRNMALVVMPIFGLIAISGIFYPITAMPGWLQGLAQAFPLYWLGLGMRSVFLPDSLAAVELAHSWRHLETFGVLAVWAVIGLVLAPVLLRRMAGRESGSAVAARRERAMTRVGR, encoded by the coding sequence ATGACGCCCGTCGTGCTGGGTCTGCGCCGGGGGTGGACCGAGATCAAGCACACCTTCACCAACCCGGCCGACCTGTGGGCCTACCTCTTCCCGGCGGCCCTGCTGCTCGGCACGGTCTTCTTCATGCGGAACGCGACGGTGCCCGGCACCTCGTTCTCGCTCGGCGCCCGCACCCTGCCCAGCATCTTCGGGATGGGCCTGGTGCTCGGCGGCCTGATGACCACCGCGCAGCAGCTGATCATGGACCGGGAGGACGGCACGCTGCTGCGGGCCAAGGCCGTCCCGCACGGCATGACCAGCTACCTGAGCGGCAAGGTGGCGCTGGTCGGCGGGATGACGCTGGTCGGTTTCCTGCTCCAGTTGATCCCGGGACTGTTCCTGGTGGACGGCCTGTCGGTGGACGCGGACGGCTGGCTCACCCTGCTCTGGCTGATCCCGGTCGGCTTCGTCGCCACCCTCCCGCTGGGCGCCGCGATCGGCTCGCTCTTCGACGACCCGCGCAACATGGCCCTGGTGGTGATGCCGATCTTCGGGTTGATCGCGATCTCCGGCATCTTCTATCCGATCACCGCCATGCCCGGCTGGCTCCAGGGTCTGGCGCAGGCATTCCCGCTGTACTGGCTAGGGTTGGGCATGCGCTCGGTCTTCCTGCCCGATTCCCTGGCGGCGGTGGAGCTCGCGCATTCCTGGCGGCATCTCGAGACGTTCGGGGTGCTCGCCGTCTGGGCGGTCATCGGGCTGGTGCTGGCCCCGGTGCTGCTGCGCCGGATGGCCGGCCGCGAGTCCGGCTCGGCCGTGGCGGCGCGGCGGGAGCGGGCCATGACCCGGGTCGGGCGTTGA
- a CDS encoding helix-turn-helix transcriptional regulator, with the protein MATEVTYNRIAMLRAERGISRRQLADALGVHYQTVGYLERGEFSPSLHLAMRICQYFEVPVEVVFALEPFPRLGATSQSA; encoded by the coding sequence ATGGCAACCGAGGTCACGTACAACCGGATCGCGATGCTGCGCGCCGAGCGGGGCATCTCGCGGCGGCAGCTCGCCGACGCCCTCGGCGTGCACTACCAGACCGTGGGTTACCTGGAGCGCGGCGAGTTCAGCCCGAGCCTTCACCTGGCCATGCGGATCTGTCAGTACTTCGAGGTTCCGGTCGAGGTGGTGTTCGCCCTGGAGCCGTTCCCGCGACTCGGTGCCACCTCGCAGTCGGCGTAG
- a CDS encoding ABC transporter ATP-binding protein codes for MTEVVLQSAGEDPLVAEPVIEVRDLRMRYGAKEVLVGIGFSARPGEVIALLGPNGAGKTTTIEILEGFRRRSAGHVRVLGADPERGDERWRARLGVVLQSWRDHGKWRVRELLEHIGGHYAPFSTDRIPRPWPVDELLAAVGLTAAARTRVTRLSGGQRRRLDVAMGIVGRPELLFLDEPTVGFDPAARREFHDLIHELTDMADTTVLLTTHDLDEAEKLADRILILSSGRIIASGSADELSRQVAGETEIRWTRDGQRFVHSTADATAYVHELFRQHGTAIDDLEVRRSSLEDTYMKLVHEAEVTR; via the coding sequence ATGACGGAGGTGGTATTGCAGAGCGCCGGCGAGGACCCGCTGGTGGCCGAGCCGGTCATCGAGGTCCGTGATCTGCGGATGCGTTACGGGGCGAAAGAGGTCCTCGTCGGCATCGGCTTCTCCGCCCGCCCCGGTGAGGTGATCGCCCTGCTCGGGCCGAACGGAGCGGGCAAGACCACCACCATCGAGATCCTGGAGGGCTTCCGGCGCCGCTCGGCCGGGCACGTCCGGGTGCTCGGTGCCGACCCGGAGCGCGGCGACGAGCGCTGGCGGGCCCGGCTCGGCGTGGTCCTGCAGTCCTGGCGCGACCACGGCAAGTGGCGGGTCCGCGAGCTGCTCGAGCACATCGGCGGGCACTACGCGCCGTTCAGCACCGACCGGATCCCGCGGCCCTGGCCGGTCGACGAGCTGCTGGCGGCGGTCGGCCTGACCGCCGCAGCGCGGACCCGGGTGACCCGGCTCTCCGGTGGCCAGCGCCGCCGGCTTGACGTGGCGATGGGCATCGTGGGCCGGCCCGAGCTGCTCTTCCTCGACGAGCCGACGGTCGGGTTCGACCCGGCCGCCCGGCGCGAGTTCCACGACCTGATCCACGAGCTGACCGACATGGCCGACACCACGGTGCTGCTCACCACCCACGACCTGGACGAGGCGGAGAAACTCGCCGATCGGATCCTGATCCTGTCCAGCGGGCGGATCATCGCCAGCGGCTCGGCCGACGAGCTGTCCCGGCAGGTGGCCGGGGAGACCGAGATCCGCTGGACCCGGGACGGGCAGCGGTTCGTGCACTCCACCGCCGACGCCACGGCGTACGTGCACGAGCTCTTCCGGCAGCACGGCACGGCGATCGACGACCTCGAGGTGCGCCGGTCCAGTCTGGAGGACACCTACATGAAGCTGGTGCACGAGGCGGAGGTGACCCGATGA
- the leuC gene encoding 3-isopropylmalate dehydratase large subunit, with the protein MVGVTPDSGKPRTLAEKVWDDHVVRTAEGEPDLLFIDLHLLHEVTSPQAFDGLRMAGRSVRRTDLTLATEDHNTPTGYSDPSFNTRRGELLTIADTVSRTQIETLRKNCAEFGVEIRPLGDVNQGIVHVIGPQLGLTQPGTTIVCGDSHTATHGAFGALAFGIGTSEVEHVLATQTLPQAKPKTMAVTVVGDLPAGTSAKDLILALITQTGTGGGNGHIVEYRGEAIRKLSMEGRMTICNMSIEWGAKAGMIAPDETTFEYLKGRKHAPQGADWDAAVAYWKTLATDEDAEYDTEIILDAATISPFITWGTNPGQGAALDGVVPNPEDFLDEVERGAAERALAYMDLTPGTPFREVPVDVVFVGSCTNGRLEDLRAAADVIRGRKVADGVRMMIVPGSYLVREQAEAEGLDKIFTDAGAEWRFAGCSMCLGMNPDTLSPGQRAASTSNRNFEGRQGKGGRTHLVSPQVAAATAVVGKLAAPADL; encoded by the coding sequence ATGGTGGGAGTCACTCCCGACAGCGGGAAACCCAGGACCCTGGCCGAGAAGGTCTGGGATGACCACGTGGTGCGCACGGCCGAGGGCGAGCCGGACCTGCTCTTCATCGACCTGCACCTGCTGCACGAGGTCACCAGCCCGCAGGCGTTCGACGGGCTGCGGATGGCCGGCCGGTCGGTGCGCCGGACCGACCTCACGCTCGCGACGGAGGACCACAACACCCCGACCGGGTACTCGGATCCCTCGTTCAACACCCGCCGCGGCGAGCTGCTGACCATCGCGGACACGGTTTCCCGCACCCAGATCGAGACCCTGCGGAAGAACTGCGCCGAGTTCGGCGTGGAGATCCGCCCGCTCGGTGACGTGAACCAGGGCATCGTGCACGTGATCGGCCCGCAGCTGGGCCTGACCCAGCCCGGCACGACGATCGTCTGCGGCGACTCGCACACCGCGACCCACGGCGCGTTCGGCGCGCTGGCCTTCGGCATCGGCACCAGCGAGGTCGAGCACGTGCTCGCCACCCAGACGCTGCCGCAGGCGAAACCGAAGACGATGGCCGTCACGGTCGTCGGCGACCTGCCCGCCGGGACGAGTGCGAAAGACCTGATCCTTGCGCTGATCACGCAGACCGGCACCGGCGGCGGCAACGGCCACATCGTGGAGTACCGCGGCGAGGCGATCCGCAAGCTCTCCATGGAGGGCCGGATGACGATCTGCAACATGTCGATCGAGTGGGGCGCCAAGGCCGGCATGATCGCGCCGGACGAGACCACGTTCGAGTACCTGAAGGGCCGCAAGCACGCCCCGCAGGGCGCCGACTGGGACGCCGCGGTCGCGTACTGGAAGACCCTCGCCACCGACGAGGACGCGGAGTACGACACCGAGATCATCCTGGACGCCGCCACGATCAGCCCGTTCATCACCTGGGGCACCAACCCGGGGCAGGGCGCGGCGCTCGACGGCGTGGTGCCGAACCCGGAGGACTTCCTGGACGAGGTCGAGCGCGGGGCCGCCGAGCGCGCCCTGGCGTACATGGACCTGACGCCGGGCACCCCGTTCCGTGAGGTCCCGGTCGACGTGGTCTTCGTCGGCTCGTGCACCAACGGCCGGCTGGAGGACCTGCGGGCCGCCGCCGACGTGATCCGTGGGCGCAAGGTCGCCGACGGCGTCCGGATGATGATCGTCCCGGGCTCCTACCTGGTGCGCGAGCAGGCCGAGGCCGAGGGCCTGGACAAGATCTTCACGGACGCGGGCGCCGAGTGGCGGTTCGCCGGCTGTTCGATGTGCCTCGGCATGAACCCGGACACGCTCAGCCCCGGGCAGCGCGCGGCGTCCACCTCCAACCGCAACTTCGAGGGCCGGCAGGGCAAGGGTGGGCGTACCCACCTGGTCTCGCCGCAGGTCGCCGCCGCCACCGCCGTGGTCGGCAAGCTGGCCGCCCCCGCCGACCTCTGA
- a CDS encoding HU family DNA-binding protein: MNKAELIEALAVKLGDRKTATTALDAFISEVQNAVAKGDKVSLTGFGSWEKRTRNARTARNPRTGEPVKVKKTSVAAFRPGNTFRELVAAGKPAKAAGAKKTAVTKAAPAKKAATTTTAAAKKTTATAAAKTAATKKSATPAVAKKTATKTTATKATATKTAAKSAAKTAPAKKAATKTAPAKKTTVAKTAPAKKATTKATAAKKTTARKTATPAAAPARAKSASTARAASNRKAR, from the coding sequence GTGAACAAGGCCGAGCTCATTGAGGCGCTCGCCGTCAAGCTGGGCGACAGGAAGACGGCGACGACTGCGCTTGACGCGTTCATCAGTGAGGTGCAGAACGCCGTCGCCAAGGGTGACAAGGTCTCCCTTACCGGCTTCGGTTCCTGGGAGAAGCGGACGCGTAATGCGCGTACCGCCCGGAATCCGCGAACCGGCGAGCCGGTGAAGGTGAAGAAGACGTCCGTCGCCGCATTCCGGCCGGGCAACACCTTCCGGGAACTGGTCGCCGCCGGGAAACCGGCCAAGGCGGCCGGCGCCAAGAAGACGGCGGTGACCAAGGCCGCGCCGGCGAAGAAGGCCGCGACCACCACCACGGCCGCGGCGAAGAAGACGACGGCGACGGCGGCGGCGAAGACGGCCGCGACGAAGAAGTCGGCGACGCCGGCCGTGGCCAAGAAGACGGCGACGAAGACGACGGCGACGAAGGCGACAGCGACGAAGACGGCGGCGAAGTCGGCGGCCAAGACGGCCCCGGCGAAGAAGGCGGCGACGAAGACCGCGCCGGCCAAGAAGACGACGGTGGCCAAGACCGCACCGGCGAAGAAGGCGACGACCAAGGCGACCGCGGCGAAGAAGACCACGGCGCGCAAGACCGCGACTCCGGCCGCGGCTCCGGCCCGGGCGAAGAGCGCATCGACGGCTCGGGCGGCCTCGAACCGCAAGGCCCGCTGA
- a CDS encoding fumarylacetoacetate hydrolase family protein, which translates to MRFARFVHAAGVSFGVVEGDGASGLTVAEISSLPFEKVVRTGQRWALPDVRLLAPIFSSKVIGVGRNYAEHAAEMGNEVPKEPLIFIKPSTSVIGPGDAIRIPSVTTQVEEEAELAVVIGATGARRVDRAGAEKAIFGYTCANDVTARDLQRKDPQWTRAKGFDSFCPLGPWIETELDVSDLEVRCEVGRTPESMEVRQIGRTKDMVFDIPGLVSYVSHVMTLLPGDVILTGTPAGVSQIVPGDTVSVSVQGIGELRNTVVALD; encoded by the coding sequence GTGCGCTTCGCCCGTTTTGTTCATGCCGCTGGAGTGTCGTTCGGCGTCGTCGAGGGTGACGGCGCCTCCGGCCTGACGGTGGCCGAGATCAGCAGCCTGCCCTTCGAGAAGGTCGTCCGCACCGGGCAGCGCTGGGCGCTCCCGGACGTCCGGCTGCTCGCGCCGATCTTCTCCAGCAAGGTGATCGGGGTCGGCCGCAACTACGCCGAGCACGCCGCCGAGATGGGCAACGAGGTGCCCAAGGAGCCGCTGATCTTCATCAAGCCGTCCACCTCGGTGATCGGGCCGGGCGACGCGATCCGGATCCCCTCGGTCACCACCCAGGTCGAGGAGGAGGCCGAGCTCGCCGTGGTGATCGGCGCCACCGGCGCCCGCCGCGTCGACCGCGCCGGCGCCGAGAAAGCGATCTTCGGCTACACCTGCGCCAACGACGTCACCGCCCGTGACCTCCAGCGCAAGGACCCGCAGTGGACCCGGGCCAAGGGCTTCGACTCGTTCTGCCCGCTCGGCCCGTGGATCGAGACCGAGCTCGACGTCAGCGACCTGGAGGTGCGCTGCGAGGTCGGCCGCACGCCGGAGAGCATGGAGGTCCGCCAGATCGGCCGGACCAAGGACATGGTCTTCGACATCCCGGGCCTCGTCTCCTACGTCTCGCACGTGATGACGCTGCTCCCCGGCGACGTGATCCTGACCGGCACCCCGGCCGGCGTGAGCCAGATCGTGCCCGGCGACACCGTGTCGGTGAGCGTCCAGGGCATCGGCGAGCTGCGCAACACCGTGGTCGCCCTCGACTGA
- a CDS encoding IclR family transcriptional regulator, translating to MSGVGVLDKAVVILAACVDGASLAELVERTKLPRATAHRLAQALEIHRMLVRDTQGRWRPGPRLGELANAAPDVLLTAAEPLLSALRDATGESAQLYLRRADERICVAAAERASGLRDTVPVGSVLPMVAGSAAQILLAWEPPEAVMPLLPRCKFTGRTLAEVRRRGWAQSVAEREPGVASVSAPIRDRTGRVIAAISISGPIERLGRRPGERHAMAVVRAGQRLSGL from the coding sequence ATGAGCGGTGTAGGCGTTCTCGACAAGGCGGTTGTCATCCTCGCCGCATGTGTCGACGGCGCCAGCCTGGCCGAGTTGGTCGAACGCACGAAGCTTCCGCGGGCGACCGCACATCGCCTGGCCCAGGCTCTGGAGATTCATCGGATGCTGGTCCGGGACACTCAAGGAAGATGGCGCCCCGGACCTCGTCTGGGCGAGTTGGCGAACGCCGCGCCCGACGTTCTGCTGACCGCCGCCGAGCCCCTGCTTTCCGCATTGCGGGATGCGACGGGTGAGAGCGCGCAGCTCTACCTGCGCCGCGCGGACGAGCGCATCTGCGTCGCCGCCGCCGAGCGCGCGAGTGGTCTTCGCGACACCGTGCCGGTCGGCTCGGTGCTGCCGATGGTGGCCGGCTCGGCCGCCCAGATCCTGCTCGCCTGGGAGCCACCGGAAGCGGTCATGCCGCTCCTGCCCCGCTGCAAGTTCACCGGCCGCACCCTGGCCGAGGTGCGCCGCCGCGGCTGGGCCCAGAGCGTCGCCGAGCGCGAGCCGGGCGTGGCCAGCGTCTCCGCCCCGATCCGCGACCGCACCGGGAGGGTGATCGCCGCCATCTCGATAAGCGGTCCGATCGAACGCCTCGGCCGCCGCCCCGGCGAACGCCACGCCATGGCCGTCGTCCGCGCCGGCCAGCGCCTGTCCGGCCTCTGA
- a CDS encoding NUDIX hydrolase → MVAPVHAAGGVLYRPGADGTPEVCLVHRPRYDDWSLPKGTVKRGEPALAAAVREVAEETGAQGIPEFGLPEVSYVLPGGRPKTVRFWLMRAAGDDGPVQDTDEVDKLTWLPIPEAVDRLTYPDERPLLDLVAGLPPVTSVVALVRHAHAGERKHWSGPDSLRPISPKGQRQAGRVAERLATFRPRRLVAATPLRCSQTLHPLAAATGLPLVVDPAFAEPDDPSGLPARLRAARARLAELRAAGRVVVCSQGKVMPPLLAELTGAGDAEPYRTRKGDGWLLTWSGATLLGVSHW, encoded by the coding sequence ATGGTCGCACCGGTACACGCCGCGGGCGGGGTGCTCTACCGCCCGGGCGCGGACGGCACGCCCGAGGTGTGCCTGGTGCACCGCCCGCGGTACGACGACTGGAGCCTGCCCAAGGGCACCGTCAAACGCGGCGAGCCGGCGCTGGCCGCGGCGGTCCGCGAGGTGGCCGAGGAGACCGGCGCCCAGGGCATACCCGAGTTCGGCCTGCCCGAGGTGTCCTACGTGCTGCCCGGCGGACGGCCGAAAACCGTCCGGTTCTGGCTGATGCGCGCCGCCGGCGACGACGGCCCGGTGCAGGACACCGACGAGGTCGACAAGCTCACCTGGCTGCCGATCCCCGAGGCCGTCGACCGCCTGACCTATCCGGACGAGCGCCCGCTGCTCGACCTGGTCGCCGGCCTGCCCCCGGTCACCTCGGTGGTGGCGCTGGTCCGGCACGCGCACGCCGGCGAGCGGAAGCACTGGAGCGGGCCGGACTCGCTGCGCCCGATCAGCCCGAAAGGGCAGCGGCAGGCCGGCCGGGTCGCCGAGCGGCTGGCCACGTTCCGGCCCCGGCGGCTGGTCGCGGCCACCCCGTTGCGCTGCTCGCAGACCCTGCACCCGCTGGCCGCGGCGACCGGGCTGCCGCTGGTGGTGGACCCCGCGTTCGCCGAGCCGGACGACCCGTCCGGGCTGCCGGCCCGGCTGCGGGCCGCCCGGGCACGGCTGGCCGAGCTGCGGGCCGCCGGCCGGGTGGTGGTGTGCAGCCAGGGCAAGGTCATGCCGCCGCTGCTCGCCGAGCTCACCGGGGCGGGCGACGCCGAGCCGTACCGGACCCGCAAGGGTGACGGCTGGCTGCTCACCTGGTCCGGCGCGACGCTGCTAGGGGTCTCGCACTGGTGA